Below is a genomic region from Raphanus sativus cultivar WK10039 chromosome 4, ASM80110v3, whole genome shotgun sequence.
GGTTGCTTCTGGTCTTTTTGTTTGGCGAAAGTTACTTGCTTGATGGTTCTTTTTGTTACTTATATGCTGTTTCGGATgtcttaaaaataaatgttttcttttctatgCAGATGCAAAAAACCATCAGATTCTCATATATTACAAAGCCTCAGAGGTAATAAACATACATCAACTCCTTATTGCCTTTCATCTTCTATTTTTAGAAGTTATTAAAGTACAGTTTTTGGTGGTTTTTATATGATTAGTTATTTGAAAGACATGGTTTGATGCTTTGATGATTATGATGAACTCAATATGACTGCAGCATAGGACAAGACCTTGGTGGGGTGTTTAAGTAAAGTTCAGAGCTCATTAGTCCGTATCACAACTTGCTTAAATGTATGTTCTTTTCTCGAAAGCAAACTTCTTTGTTCATCATCATTAAAGTGTATATTAACATTTGAAAATTTCTCTTTAAGGTGGGATTGTTATAGAGATTGTTGTTGGAGGTGAGTAATCGTATGTTGGATGGGGAAGAAGCGAATAAGCAAGTTAGAGTTGGATGGGAGAAGAATCTTTCTGCTACATATGTTGGTTTTGTCTTTAATTTACCTTTTATTGATGGATATGTGAACAACTTAAGAAACTCACAAAAAGTCATCAGGCTGTCATTCAATTGGctgcaaaaagaaaagtaagaaTACTTTTGTACTAAGCTTAGCCATACCTAATATCTTTAGACCGATTTGTCTTATATTTATCTGTTGTCGTTACTATCCTACAGGTTCAACTGTTCAAGTACATGAGACGATGTGGGAGTATCTgtaaccattttaataaatacgtTGGTTAAACACTTAAACCTGAGAGGTGACTGTAAtataaagttattttttattgataGCCGTGTGATCGTGTACTATTACCGCAAGCCATGGAATTGGTTTAACCAAACTGGTTCTACATGAGTTAAACCTTTTCTAAAACGAGTGTACAGTTTGAGAATATTATAATGTAAATAGATACAATCATACAAATCCGAATTATTGTAACTAAAAAAAATGCTATGACCGAAATGATGTGTCCTAAAACTAACGTTGGCAAATTAATTGGAATGGAACAACTTTCGTGGAGAAactgaatattaaaatattttcctaatTAAGAGTATCAAATGAAAAACCTGCCGGTCCACTACGTCAAAAGCATGCAAGAGTACTTTCGAAACAACAACATAAACTTAAGGTTCCAAAATCTGCAAGCAACAATGGTTGGTTCATACGACAATAACATTTACCTATATGTCATAAAAATATTATGCAAAGGCAAGCCCAAGATCAGTAAAGCATGCTTTGGTATGCTTGGATGGAAACTAATTAAAACGAAAGTTGACCAATAGTGGAGAGACGCATCAAAGAATCGTTTCACAGAGTTGAAGTAAACAAACTACCATGCTATTTGAAACTTTTAGGAATACAAAAACAATGATTATATACCACCCCAACAACATTAAAAAGCATATGCGACACCTActaatatgatatatacatataaaaaatgtttaccTAATTTAAGGAGTAGATGTAAAGTATTGTGACCAGATATGTgtcaaaactttttaaaaaatgaattcaaagtaaaagaaaaatgtCTAGCATAATCCCataatcttaaataattttaaattaaatatttgtatagtgttttcaaaaaaaaaaattatagtgcAAAAGAACATCACACTATACAACAATCATATACAAGGAACACATAAGATCTGACATGATAATAGATGACTTAACATAAGAcaaacaaactaaaataattactCCGCTAAACATAAAAAATGAACAATGCTCCATTCAAACAATCATAACTattgtatatgaaatttattcaacaaCGACTTTCATGCTCAATCTTCTAATAATTAGCAAAAAAATCACGGATAGGATGAATAACAAAGAATATACagtgaaacttctataaattaataatgttgcgactacaccaaaattataattttttattaattcatagaaattattaatttatcgtatattaattgaaccaaaaattcaatttgggactataaaattgtattaatttatagagattttagtgtatattaatttatagagattttagtgtatattaatttatcgagtattaattcaAAGAGgttataatgtatatataaccTAACTACTGAacctgaaaataaatataaaacaatatttgtatatacaaatataaaagacACTCAGTGAAAATATAgagtaatataattatatacatcaCATAGCcccataaaatataatcaatatagtatttattattctaacataattagatatacataaatataatagtgatagttaaaaacaaataacaaaattgtACATCCATAACATTGTTAGGTTAAAATGTATTCTTCACATATTGTGATGTAAAgaaatgtatattaatttatactcATTATTAAGATTTAATACATAGTAtatacagaaaatataaaaatgagtaAGAAACCCCTAAGATTTTTTcctgtaataatatatatatatatatatatataaataaataacatggTTTATTTAGTCACCGCATACAATGTATGTAAAGTTtcatatataagaatatatattaaacctataataaaattatttaaaatttacatccCGCCCGTATGGCGGGTCGACCCTagtatcaaataaataaaagtttcttTCTGGATTTGATACCTTCTCTAGTTCTCTTACCCAATCGAGAAATGCACAGAAGATTAAATGTATGTTAGGTAATGTTTTGAAGATAATATCTGAATGCTAGCATTAATTAAGTGTGGTGTTTTAGTTGGGGCACAAAAGATAAATCAGTTTTTTTAGTAAATTGGGCTTTGGGCCCATTATTTATTGCTGCTGAGCGTCTGTCTCCTACACGATGATTCTGGAAACCGACAAGAGGTTTTTGACTTGCCTTGCGTGGGGTTTAGCTGCAATCGAAGTGTTTGATTGAATCGTAGATTTGGCGATGATGAATATACTGGTTGAATTCCTCTATCTAATTATGATGAACCGACTCATCCATCAGTTGATTCAAAATTGAATAAATCGTTACTGGTTTTTgtcttgttttgttctttttggcAGAGAAGAGCCGTCTCATCTTCTAAACGAAGCTCGCTTGTACGCATCATCGCTGTTGCTACCGCTACTTCTGGTGTTGTTTATAGTACAGATACAGGTAAACCAAGCTCTAACATCTTTTCCGCGTGGTTAATGTGCATTTGTGGCAAATGTGATCCTGTCATTGTTAATTCATGATTTGATCATGTTATTTATAGGAACGAGAATATCAGTGGCTATTCCAGAATCTATTCGGGAATCTAAGTCGGTACCGTGGCAGATTTCACAGGGCTTGATTCATCGTACAGAGCAAAGCTTGTTTGGTTCGTAATGACAAATCACATCTCTGTGTATATCTTtgtatgtaatttttaatatggaGCTACAACTTTTTTGAAATAtctgtttctttattttataatatgtgcAGGAAATTTCTCTGCGTTTTCTGCCAGAGCTAGTCCAAAACCAGAAGCAGCTGCAGATAATAATGAGAAGAGAGCTCCTGTTGAAGATTCAGATAGTGTGAAACCTCCATTTGGTGGGTTCTTGGGGAGGGATACAATCGCCAATGCGGCTGCCCGAATTGGACCAGCTGTTGTCAATCTATCTGTTCCTCAAGGTTTCactcctttctttttatttcatttttttttctgtaggaTGATATGATTCATTAGGGGGTAGTTTGGGTGatcttttttgtatttttctgtAAAGGATTTCATGGGATTACTACTGGGAAGAGTATCGGTTCTGGAACGATCATTGACGCTGATGGCACTATACTGACTTGTGCGCACGTTGTTGTCGATTTTCAGAGCCTTCGCCAGTCATCTAAAGGAAGAGTAagttcaataaaaaaatatgatcatGTATAACTAGTGAAGGAATTAGAGTTTATGGTCTCTTTTAGCTTTCAGGAACTTTAAGAAATGTCAGACCTCTTGATTGTTAAACTTTGTAGTTTTTGTTTAGACCATCTAGCCAAGGATCTTAAAATGACTTTTATTTGAGTAAAAATCTCGGATTATTAGCTAATGATAAGATTTGGTTCTTCCAATACCTGGATGGAAGAATCTCTTTACTGAAACATATAAGGTTTTTGATTACAGGTTGATGTGACACTGCAAGATGGTAGGACGTTTGAAGGTGTGGTTCTGAATGCTGATTTACAATCCGACATTGCATTAGTGAAGATAAACTCAAAGACTCCATTGCCAACTGCCAAACTTGGTTTCTCCAATAAGCTTCGTCCAGGGGACTGGGTTATAGCTGTGGGCTGTCCTCTTTCTCTTCAGAATACAATTACCGCCGGTATCGTTAGGTAAATATAAACACACATacctgattttcttttttttcatttgataaAGTTCATATAGCTACATTACTTCGGTTTTGGCTGTTTTTTTTCCCGGTGTAGTTGTGTTGATCGCAAAAGCAGTGATTTGGGTTTAAGAGGGACAGGCAGAGAATACCTCCAAACAGACTGTGCTATCAATGCTGTAATAATCCACACCCTTTCCTTCTCCATGACCTGATATCTTGATACCGTTTTGGCTTTGCATCGTCTTTCGTTTTTATATTCTTCTGCTCATTTGTGACTGGCAGGGAAACTCTGGCGGGCCTCTTGTGAATTTGGACGGAGAAGTGGTTGGTGTTAACATCATGAAAGTCTTAGCTGCAGATGGGCTCGGATTTTCTGTGCCGATTGATTCAGTCTCTAAAATCATCGAGCATTTCAAGAAAAGCGGGTATGTTAGTATTAATCTCAATACCTTTTCACTGGCTGGCTTTGGTTAGTAATAGAAACCTCTATTGTTGTTGCAGTAGAGTGATTCGTCCATGGATTGGGCTAAAAATGATAGAACTCAACAAAATGATCATTGCTCAGCTTAAAGAACGATACCCGATGTTTCCTGATGTGGAGAAAGGCATTCTTGTCCCTACGGTGAGTAAACCAGATCGTTCATAAAGAAGATCCATGTTGTTTGTATTGATAATCCTAATCTAGTATCAAGTTTTGCATATTCACcgatatatatattttgcagGTGATTCCAGGATCACCGGCTGATCGAGCTGGATTCAAACCAGGGGATGTTGTTGTGAGATTTGATGGGAAGCCGGTGGAGACCATCAAAGAGGCATGTATCATCTCATTAATctacattcttcttcttcttcttagaaTATAAAGTGATTCATGTGTGAATGAAGTTTCAATTTGCAGTTAATAGAGATAATGGACGATAGAGTTGGGCAGCGGATCCGAGTAGTGGTGGAAAGATCAAGTAAAGAAACGGTCACACTAGAAGTCATTCCTGAGGAGGCCAATCCAGACATGTGAGATTTACAGATGTATTACTTAAGCTGCattgatttttcttcttcttctttcatggTATTTGCTTTCCTCTTTTACAACGGAGGCAAGTTAATGTCATTTTAGACCAAAGTAATCCTTACTAGTGGTTTCATTCCATATTAACATTAACCAAAGAGTTTAAGTTGATCTGTATAGAGAATCTCCATTAAGATTCGAGTTAATACTCAAATAAACAACACAAGTCAACTAATAATATGCCAAGAAAGAATTTCTAATGGCAAAAACGAGAAACTCAACATATCGGTCCCTTTGGTGTATCACTGGAGCTCCGATGAGACTTGTGCTTCGATCTCTTGTCCCGTTTCTTGGTCCTGAGGAAAAATGAATATAACagaataagcaaaaaaaaaaaaaaaagctatgaGAAGGCGTTAGAAGAATCAAAAGCAGACAAAAAGGTTACTTGTACTCGTCATGTGAAGAACTGTCCTAGACAAGATTTAAGCTTCCGGTTGACATGCTTCATGTCCTTTTCAGTTGGGTACTTGTACTTCTTTTGCCTGGATAGAT
It encodes:
- the LOC108854973 gene encoding putative protease Do-like 14, which gives rise to MMNILRRAVSSSKRSSLVRIIAVATATSGVVYSTDTGTRISVAIPESIRESKSVPWQISQGLIHRTEQSLFGNFSAFSARASPKPEAAADNNEKRAPVEDSDSVKPPFGGFLGRDTIANAAARIGPAVVNLSVPQGFHGITTGKSIGSGTIIDADGTILTCAHVVVDFQSLRQSSKGRVDVTLQDGRTFEGVVLNADLQSDIALVKINSKTPLPTAKLGFSNKLRPGDWVIAVGCPLSLQNTITAGIVSCVDRKSSDLGLRGTGREYLQTDCAINAGNSGGPLVNLDGEVVGVNIMKVLAADGLGFSVPIDSVSKIIEHFKKSGRVIRPWIGLKMIELNKMIIAQLKERYPMFPDVEKGILVPTVIPGSPADRAGFKPGDVVVRFDGKPVETIKELIEIMDDRVGQRIRVVVERSSKETVTLEVIPEEANPDM